GCCAGGTCCTCCAGCCAGGCCAGCGCGGCGTGCCAGTTGTCGCTGCGGTTGAGCTCCTTGATGCCCTGCTCGATTTCCTTCGGGAAGCGGTACATCCGGTAGCGCTTCCCGTCGAACGCCCAGGCGTACTCGTCGGACATCAGCGACTCCTCCCCTGCGGAGTTCCGTTGTGGCGCACCGGTTTTCAGCCGTCGGTGGACCTGAAGCAGCGGCTGGGCAACGGCGGGAAGCCGTTGAACCCGACGGACGCGTACGGCGTCGTGTAGGCACCGGTCGCGAGGATGTCGACGTGGTCGCCCGGTCGCAGGTCGACGGGCAGCGACACCGGTGTGCGCTCGTACAGGACGTCGGTGCTGTCGCACGTCGGCCCCGCGAGCACGGCGGGCGCCGCCTGGTCGGCGAACCGGCCGTCGGCGCGGACCGCCACGACGGGGAACGCGATGGCTTCGTCGTCGGTCTCGACCAGGCCGTTGTACCGGCCGACGTCGAGGTAGACCCAGCGCAGGCCGTGCTCCCGCTCGGTCACCAGCACGACCTCGGACCGGATCATCCCGGCGTCGCCGGGCAGGTACCGGCCCGGCTCGACGATCAGCGCGGGTCGGGTCGCGAAGGACTCCGCGACGGCCCGCTCGATCGCGGTGAGGTAGGTCTCCAGCGAGGGTACGGTCGCCTCGTAGCGGACCGGCAGCCCGCCGCCGAGGTTGAGCAGGTCCAGTTCGATCCCCTCGGCGGCCAGCTTGGCCGCGACGCGCGCGGCGGTCGCGACACCGATCGCCCAGCTCTCCGGCTCGCGCTGCTGCGACCCGACGTGGAACGTCGTGCCACGCGGCCGGAGCCCGAGGGACACCGCGTCGCGCAGCAGCGCGACCGCGTCCTCCTCGGTGCAGCCGAACTTCCGGCTGATCGGCCACTGCGCGCCGGTCGTGCGGACGATGAAGCGGCAGCAGACCTCCGCGCCGGGCGCGGCCCGCGCGACCTTCTCCAGCTCCGCGACCGAGTCGACCGAGTAGAGCCGGATGCCGCGCTCGTGCGCGTAGCGGATCGCCGACTCCTTCTTCACCGTGTTGCCGAACGAGATCGACGCGGGGTCGGCGCCCGCGGCCAGGCACGCGTCGATCTCCCCGACGCTGGCGACGTCGAAGCCGCAGCCGAGCTCCACCAAGTGCCGCAGCAGGTCCGGGTCGGCGTTGGC
This portion of the Saccharothrix syringae genome encodes:
- a CDS encoding type III PLP-dependent enzyme; translated protein: MDSALYSTHRDFFDATQPETPCLLLDLDIVAARYRELRAGLPGAAVYYAVKANADPDLLRHLVELGCGFDVASVGEIDACLAAGADPASISFGNTVKKESAIRYAHERGIRLYSVDSVAELEKVARAAPGAEVCCRFIVRTTGAQWPISRKFGCTEEDAVALLRDAVSLGLRPRGTTFHVGSQQREPESWAIGVATAARVAAKLAAEGIELDLLNLGGGLPVRYEATVPSLETYLTAIERAVAESFATRPALIVEPGRYLPGDAGMIRSEVVLVTEREHGLRWVYLDVGRYNGLVETDDEAIAFPVVAVRADGRFADQAAPAVLAGPTCDSTDVLYERTPVSLPVDLRPGDHVDILATGAYTTPYASVGFNGFPPLPSRCFRSTDG